A portion of the Limosilactobacillus reuteri genome contains these proteins:
- the rplV gene encoding 50S ribosomal protein L22 yields MAENITSAKATAKMVRVSARKVRLVLDAIRGKSVAEAFAILKFTPRGAASDVEKVLKSAVANAENNFDLDRASLVVSEAFANEGPTLKRFRPRAKGSASPINKRTSHITVVVTER; encoded by the coding sequence ATGGCTGAAAACATTACGTCAGCTAAGGCTACTGCCAAGATGGTACGGGTTTCTGCTCGTAAGGTTCGTCTTGTATTAGATGCCATTCGTGGCAAGAGTGTTGCCGAAGCATTTGCTATTTTGAAGTTCACCCCTCGTGGTGCCGCTTCAGATGTTGAAAAAGTATTAAAATCTGCTGTTGCAAACGCTGAAAACAATTTCGACTTAGATCGTGCTTCATTGGTTGTAAGTGAAGCCTTTGCTAACGAAGGACCAACTCTTAAACGGTTCCGTCCTCGTGCTAAGGGTTCTGCTTCTCCAATTAACAAGCGGACTAGTCATATTACAGTGGTTGTTACAGAACGATAG
- the rpsS gene encoding 30S ribosomal protein S19: MGRSLKKGPFADASLLKKVKEQEGSEKKTVIKTWSRRSTIFPSFIGYTFAVYDGRKHVPVYVQEDMVGHKLGEFVPTRTFHGHASDDKKTGK; this comes from the coding sequence ATGGGTCGTAGTTTGAAAAAAGGACCTTTCGCTGATGCTTCATTACTGAAGAAGGTTAAGGAGCAAGAAGGTTCTGAAAAGAAGACTGTCATCAAGACATGGTCACGTCGTTCTACCATTTTCCCAAGTTTTATTGGTTACACATTTGCAGTATATGATGGTCGGAAGCACGTGCCAGTTTACGTACAAGAAGACATGGTTGGTCACAAGTTAGGTGAATTTGTTCCTACTCGGACTTTCCATGGTCATGCTTCTGATGACAAGAAGACAGGTAAGTAA
- the rplB gene encoding 50S ribosomal protein L2: protein MGIRKYKATTNGRRNMNGYDFAEITKTTPEKSLLAPLKHTAGRNSYGHITVRHRGGGTKRQYRIIDFKRIKDDVPATVKAIEYDPNRTANIALLVYADGTKSYIIAPKGLKVGMTVQSGPDADIKVGNALPLKNIPVGTVIHNIELKPGKGGQLARSAGASAQLLGKEEKYVLVRLSSGEVRMVLATCRATIGTVGNDEHALIIKGKAGRTRYAGQRPHVRGSVMNPNDHPHGGGEGKQPVGLPSPLSPWGKKTVGKKTRSHKARSNKFIVRGRKRGPHTR, encoded by the coding sequence GTGGGAATTCGTAAATATAAAGCAACCACTAACGGTCGCCGTAATATGAACGGTTACGACTTTGCTGAAATCACGAAGACAACACCTGAAAAGTCATTATTGGCTCCGTTAAAGCACACTGCTGGTCGTAACAGCTATGGTCACATTACTGTTCGTCACCGTGGTGGTGGTACAAAGCGTCAATACCGTATTATTGACTTTAAGCGAATTAAAGATGATGTTCCAGCAACTGTTAAGGCAATTGAATACGATCCAAATCGTACTGCAAACATTGCTTTACTTGTTTACGCTGATGGTACTAAATCATACATCATCGCACCTAAGGGCTTGAAGGTTGGCATGACCGTTCAATCTGGTCCTGATGCTGATATCAAGGTTGGTAATGCTCTTCCTTTAAAGAACATTCCAGTTGGTACTGTTATTCACAATATTGAATTAAAACCAGGTAAAGGTGGTCAACTTGCTCGTTCAGCTGGTGCCTCAGCTCAATTACTTGGTAAGGAAGAAAAATACGTATTAGTACGTCTTTCTTCTGGTGAAGTTCGTATGGTCCTTGCTACTTGCCGTGCTACTATCGGTACTGTTGGTAATGATGAACACGCCTTGATTATTAAAGGTAAGGCTGGTCGTACTCGTTATGCTGGTCAACGTCCACACGTTCGTGGTTCTGTTATGAACCCTAACGATCACCCACATGGTGGTGGTGAAGGTAAGCAACCAGTTGGTTTACCATCTCCTCTTTCTCCATGGGGTAAGAAGACTGTTGGTAAGAAGACCCGTTCACACAAAGCTCGTTCAAACAAGTTCATTGTTCGTGGTCGGAAGCGCGGTCCACATACTCGTTAA
- the rplW gene encoding 50S ribosomal protein L23, which translates to MEARDIILRPVVTEASMAGMDNKRYTFDVDLRATKTQVKNAVEEIFGVNVVKVNIMNVKGKLKRQGRYEGYTKRRRKAIVTLSADSNEIKLFNDNNEN; encoded by the coding sequence ATGGAAGCACGCGACATTATTTTACGTCCAGTAGTTACTGAAGCTTCAATGGCTGGCATGGACAACAAGCGTTACACTTTTGATGTTGATTTACGAGCAACTAAGACACAAGTTAAAAATGCTGTTGAAGAAATTTTTGGCGTTAACGTTGTAAAAGTTAACATTATGAATGTAAAAGGTAAGTTAAAGCGCCAAGGTCGTTACGAAGGATACACTAAGCGTCGTCGTAAGGCTATTGTTACTTTATCTGCCGACTCAAATGAAATTAAGTTGTTTAACGACAACAACGAAAACTAA
- the rplD gene encoding 50S ribosomal protein L4, which translates to MTSVNLYKQDGSQNGTVELNDAVFGVEPNENVVFDAILRQRASLRQGTHAVKNRSAVSGGGKKPWRQKGTGRARQGSIRSPQFRGGGIVFGPTPRSYKYSLPRKVRQLAIKSALSQKVLDNSFVVVDALNFDAPKTKEFADVMGNLNVAEKTLVVVTDDDKNAALSARNLANATVVTPAGVNILNVVDNQKIVITKSALSQVEEVLA; encoded by the coding sequence ATGACTAGCGTTAATTTGTATAAACAAGATGGTAGCCAAAACGGTACTGTTGAATTAAACGATGCAGTATTTGGTGTTGAACCAAATGAAAATGTTGTATTTGATGCAATTTTGCGTCAACGTGCTTCATTACGTCAAGGTACACATGCTGTAAAGAATCGTTCTGCAGTTAGCGGTGGTGGTAAGAAGCCATGGCGTCAAAAGGGTACTGGTCGTGCTCGTCAAGGTTCTATCCGTTCTCCACAATTCCGTGGTGGTGGTATTGTTTTTGGACCTACTCCACGTTCATATAAGTACAGCCTTCCTCGTAAGGTTCGTCAACTTGCAATCAAGTCTGCCCTTTCCCAAAAGGTTCTTGATAACAGCTTTGTAGTAGTTGATGCATTAAACTTTGATGCACCAAAGACAAAGGAATTCGCTGATGTTATGGGTAACTTAAACGTTGCTGAAAAGACATTAGTTGTTGTTACTGATGACGACAAGAATGCTGCTTTATCAGCACGTAACTTAGCTAATGCTACAGTTGTTACTCCAGCAGGTGTTAACATCTTGAACGTTGTTGATAACCAAAAGATTGTTATCACTAAGTCAGCTCTTTCTCAAGTAGAGGAGGTGCTCGCATAA
- the rplC gene encoding 50S ribosomal protein L3, translating to MTKGILGKKVGMTQVFTDNGELVPVTVIDVTPNVVMQIKTVENDGYSAVQLGFDDKREVLSNKPEQGHAAKANTTPKRFIGEIRDAELGDIKVGDEVKADVFAEGETVDVTGTTKGHGYQGNIHKDNQSRGPMAHGSRYHRRPGSLGAIINRVFKGMKLPGRMGGKTVTMQHLQVVKVDLDNNVLLIKGNVPGANKSYVTIKNSVKANTKKSLSKQHNK from the coding sequence ATGACCAAAGGAATCTTAGGTAAAAAGGTTGGAATGACTCAAGTATTCACTGACAATGGTGAATTAGTTCCAGTTACTGTTATCGATGTTACACCAAACGTTGTAATGCAAATTAAGACCGTTGAAAACGATGGTTACAGTGCTGTACAACTTGGTTTTGATGACAAGCGGGAAGTTTTGAGCAACAAACCTGAACAAGGTCATGCAGCAAAAGCAAACACGACCCCTAAGCGCTTCATCGGTGAAATCCGCGATGCTGAATTAGGGGACATTAAAGTCGGAGACGAAGTTAAGGCTGACGTTTTCGCAGAAGGTGAAACTGTCGACGTTACGGGTACTACTAAGGGTCATGGTTACCAAGGTAACATCCATAAGGATAACCAATCTCGTGGACCTATGGCACACGGTTCTCGTTACCACCGTCGTCCTGGTTCATTGGGTGCCATTATCAACCGGGTTTTCAAGGGTATGAAGCTCCCTGGTCGTATGGGTGGCAAGACTGTTACCATGCAACACTTACAAGTTGTTAAGGTTGATCTTGACAACAACGTATTACTCATCAAGGGTAATGTTCCTGGTGCAAACAAGTCTTACGTAACTATTAAGAACTCAGTTAAGGCTAATACTAAGAAGAGCCTTAGCAAACAACACAACAAATAA
- the rpsJ gene encoding 30S ribosomal protein S10 → MAKQKIRIRLKAYEHRILDQSADKIVETAKRTGAQISGPIPLPTERTIYTVIRSPHKFKKSREQFEMRTHKRLIDIVDPTPKTVDSLMKLDLPSGVDIEIKL, encoded by the coding sequence ATGGCAAAACAAAAGATTCGTATTCGGTTAAAGGCTTATGAACACCGTATTTTAGATCAATCTGCTGATAAGATTGTTGAAACCGCTAAGCGGACAGGTGCTCAAATTTCAGGTCCTATTCCGTTACCAACTGAACGGACTATCTACACTGTTATCCGTTCACCACACAAATTTAAGAAGTCACGGGAGCAATTCGAAATGCGCACACACAAGCGTTTAATCGATATTGTTGACCCAACACCTAAGACCGTTGATTCATTAATGAAGCTCGATCTTCCTAGTGGTGTTGATATTGAAATCAAGCTTTAA
- a CDS encoding IS30 family transposase yields the protein MTYTHLTTNELTIIAHSFVQKLKAYRVAQMINRCAETVYRVYRYLETGASIADYQDHYMRNKQRCGRKRTQLSLAELTYINDKIAQRWTPDTIIGRAERPISCNRRTLYRMFERGQFGFDVRSLPMRGKRHPNGYVERRGKAGQLGRSIHERAKDFPHYATEFGPLEADTVQGKKHQGAVMTLTERQSKVEIVLNVHEKTANAINQHLSQWLRKFPRHFFKSITFDNGKEFAGWREIANQFDLHTYFAEVGAPNQRGLNENNNGLLRRDGLTKQLDFRNLPDELVTQLMSKRNNLPRKSLGYRTPYEVFMSYVTDEQLFSF from the coding sequence ATGACTTACACCCATCTTACCACAAACGAGCTGACAATCATCGCCCATTCTTTCGTGCAAAAGCTTAAAGCGTACCGAGTGGCCCAAATGATCAACCGTTGCGCCGAAACCGTTTATCGCGTTTATCGTTACCTGGAAACCGGTGCCTCAATTGCTGATTATCAAGATCACTATATGCGCAATAAGCAACGTTGTGGCCGAAAACGTACTCAGTTGTCACTGGCTGAACTCACTTATATCAACGACAAAATTGCCCAGAGGTGGACGCCTGATACCATTATTGGGCGCGCTGAGCGCCCAATTAGTTGTAACCGGCGAACTCTTTACCGGATGTTTGAACGTGGCCAGTTCGGCTTCGATGTCCGTTCCTTGCCGATGCGAGGTAAGCGGCACCCGAATGGCTATGTCGAGCGCCGCGGGAAGGCTGGCCAATTGGGGCGAAGTATTCACGAGCGTGCCAAGGACTTTCCGCACTATGCCACTGAATTTGGGCCCCTTGAAGCTGATACCGTCCAAGGCAAAAAGCACCAAGGGGCGGTAATGACCCTGACCGAACGCCAATCGAAGGTCGAAATTGTACTCAATGTGCACGAAAAGACGGCTAATGCGATTAACCAACACTTAAGTCAGTGGCTTCGGAAATTCCCGCGGCACTTCTTCAAATCGATTACCTTTGACAACGGAAAAGAATTCGCCGGCTGGCGCGAGATTGCCAATCAATTTGACCTTCACACTTACTTTGCTGAGGTTGGTGCTCCCAATCAACGAGGGCTGAACGAAAACAACAACGGTCTTTTACGCCGGGATGGCTTAACGAAACAGCTAGATTTCCGCAATCTTCCTGATGAATTGGTAACCCAACTGATGAGTAAGCGAAATAACCTGCCCCGTAAATCACTAGGCTATCGAACTCCATATGAAGTATTCATGTCTTACGTCACTGATGAGCAACTATTTTCTTTCTAA
- a CDS encoding IS30 family transposase, with protein MTHLNDTMSTSLLTTHKKNAHLTKEERVMIATLKSQGLSNRAIGRQLGVNHQTINNELNRGTVRQLRRQKSNGKIYEYSYYIYSYEAGQATYLEHHRHSGRRRLYYSSKQFLRLADQLMLGEFDDHHYSPQAVIYKARDLMNDGTLIPKSVVTLYQWINEGVLRTSNLDLFEKPKRKHHRTHPQAKRCLGPNIAQRPQTADQRSEIGHWELDTVQGQKNGNDSVVLVMTDRLSRVNITSKIAGKTAHAVNQFFINLRQKMGTDAYYRIFKTITSDNGSEFSELTQVHDHVFYADPYSPWERGSNEINNRFLRKEITKGEAINNYSSAQIIATNDWMNHYPRAMFNGHSSMDIYRKAFYQEISQLHQPIINWSVLFI; from the coding sequence ATGACGCACTTAAATGATACCATGTCTACTAGTTTATTGACTACTCATAAAAAGAATGCTCATCTTACTAAAGAAGAACGTGTGATGATTGCGACTTTAAAGTCGCAAGGACTTTCCAATCGCGCAATTGGTCGCCAATTAGGAGTTAATCATCAAACAATTAATAACGAGCTCAACCGTGGTACGGTCCGCCAACTTCGTCGTCAAAAATCTAATGGTAAGATTTACGAATATTCTTACTACATCTATAGTTATGAAGCTGGTCAGGCCACATATCTTGAACATCACCGCCATTCTGGTCGTCGTCGCTTATATTATTCTTCAAAGCAATTTTTACGATTAGCTGATCAGCTAATGCTTGGTGAGTTTGACGACCACCATTACTCCCCACAAGCGGTTATTTATAAGGCTCGAGATTTAATGAATGATGGCACCCTGATCCCAAAGTCGGTTGTAACTTTATATCAATGGATTAATGAGGGTGTGCTTCGTACGTCCAATTTAGACCTCTTTGAAAAACCTAAACGTAAGCATCATCGAACTCATCCGCAAGCTAAAAGGTGCTTAGGGCCTAATATTGCTCAACGACCTCAAACTGCGGACCAACGGTCCGAAATTGGCCATTGGGAACTAGATACAGTTCAGGGACAGAAAAACGGTAATGACAGTGTTGTACTAGTAATGACTGATCGCCTTTCACGAGTTAATATCACGAGTAAAATTGCTGGTAAAACTGCGCATGCAGTAAATCAGTTCTTTATAAATTTACGCCAGAAAATGGGCACAGATGCTTACTATCGCATCTTTAAGACAATAACCTCTGACAACGGTTCAGAATTTAGTGAGTTAACACAAGTTCACGATCATGTTTTCTATGCTGATCCGTATTCCCCTTGGGAACGTGGATCCAATGAGATCAATAACCGGTTTCTCCGCAAGGAGATTACCAAAGGTGAAGCTATAAATAACTATAGTAGTGCTCAGATCATAGCGACTAATGATTGGATGAATCACTATCCACGAGCTATGTTTAATGGACATTCGTCAATGGATATCTATCGTAAGGCCTTCTACCAAGAGATATCACAGCTCCATCAACCAATAATCAATTGGTCAGTATTATTTATTTGA